TGACTGGGGGACCCCCGGGTCTGGCCTGGGCGTGCGCGCAACACGGAGACGGTTCGAGCGCGTTTTTACAGTCCTTATTTGACGGACGCACGACAGCTGCGGCGGCTGACCCCTACCTCCCTGCTCAACACTgccaaaacacagacactcTCAGACTCTTGTGTATAATCCTTCATCTAAAAGCCACTGACCCCTGCAAGAGGACAGGGGTTCAAGTCGCGCCGTTTTCCCGGTTTGTTTGGACAGTGTCATGGTGTCATCAGTTCACTGCGGACAGAAGGTTTATTGTCCTCTGTCTGTCAGACGGTAATGCAAACGGAGGTTGACGCTATCAGCGGCTAAACTCCCATATGGTAAGTGAGATAATGAAATTTCCAAGTAAGGTTCTCCCATTATTGATTTCACACTTGTAATGTCCAGAGCTGCAAACCAATTTAAGCTGCAGTTGCTTTTTCatcaatatttaatttcctcttGACCTGATGCAATTCTTCCATACATGACTACATGCAGATAGGTCAAACAGGAAATGGCTCTCATAGCttcctttatttgtttatcaacGTTGTTTGCgtctttaaagtttaaaaaaaaaaaagtcccttgCCTCGCCACCTACCAGTCtttctggttttgtttgtgtatggtTACAACCACCTTATCTCCCATTAACATCTGTCGACTGAATGGCACTGTTTGGCGAATGATTtggattttattaatttattgcaGTAGTTTATAGGCACTGTGAGTCTTTTTGTTTGGCCTCCAAAGTGGAACTGTACTTTCAGACTGAGGTTAGCTCACTCTGTAATCTAGTGACATCGGCAACATGTGAGTTATGTGTGGTAATAGCGTTTTTTTCAAAACCGCCTGCTAAACCACGTGAGAGGGGACTTTTAAGTGCACCCTTGACTCTTTCACTCCCTACTCAGATGCAGCTGAggagccacagagagaggggaataaTAGTTTTTCactgggtatttttttttggttggttttgAGTGAAACACTTTGAGGTCAGACTTTTATTGGTGCCTTTTTCACTCCACAGGATAAAGGCATGAACCTGCACCTTGATGGGATATTTGCCGACAACACCACCTATAATTACGACGACTATGAATTCGTGGATCAGACCAAATCAGAGTGCAGTGGTCACTTGGAGGCAGTGTTCCTTCCACTTTTGTACTCTGTGGCGCTAGTGGTGGGTCTTCTGGGGAACGGGCTGCTCCTGGTGGTTCTGGCCCTCAGCAGACGGAGACAGAGCTGGAGCGTGACAGACACCCTCATCCTCCATCTGGCTGTGGCAGACAGCCTGCTGCTGTTCACTCTGCCCTTCTGGGCTGCCCAGGCCATCCAGGGTCAGGGATGGAGCTTTGGGATTCCTTTCTGCAAGATCTCTGGAGCCATTTTCAATGTAGGTACCAGGTTGTGCATAGAGCAGGTCAGGACAGAAAGGGAGTGGCAGACAATTTCAGTTTCGCTTTTAGTGAGTGCAGTGTGCTTAGCCTCCAGGGAGTTATTCCCTGCCAAATCAAGAGACGCTCTCCAGGTCAGGGTCAGTGCACTTCATACTGTTGTTGACCATGAATACTCCCCTGTGAACACCCTTGTTTCCTTTCTATTTCAGCATTTCTGAAGAGGGAGTCAGTACAAATGTGCTAACTTTTGATGACCTTTTGCTTATACTGCGTaataacttatttatttgttcctctctctctcttttcattctctAAGATCAACTTCTACTGTGGGATCTTCCTGCTGGCCTCAATCAGTCTGGACCGCTATTTGTCCATCATCCACAAGATTCAGATATATAGCCATAGGAAGTCGTGGTTGGTCCACATCGGCTGCCTGTCAGTCTTCTCCCTGCTCCTCACCATCCCTGACTTCATCTCGTTGGATGTTGTCAAAAATGGCAACAAAGGGAAAATGGTGTGTGTACAAGACTACCCGCTTGAATCTCAGTCAGCACCTGGGTGGCGGCTGGGATCACGCCTGCTCTACCACTTGGTGGGCTTCCTCCTGCCTTCAGCCGTCCTGCTCTTCTGCTATTCCTGCATCCTGCTGCATCTACAGCGTGTCTCCCTGGgcccacagaggcagagagccaTCAGGGTCATCCTGGCGCTGGTGGTggtcttcttcctctgctggaCGCCATACAACATCACACTCATGGTGGACACCTTCCAGAGGAAGAAAGCAACAAAGGAACCTGCTGATGGTTTGTGCAGAACCTCCCTGGAGAACAGTCTAATGGTCACCCATGCTCTGGGCTGCTTCCATGCCTGCCTGAACCCCCTTCTCTACCTCGGACTATGTAGAAACTTCAGGAAACGGGTGCTGGACATGCTGAGGTGTTTGAAAGGGACACTGGCTGATTCTAAGAGCTCCCTGTGGGAATTGGGCGTGGTGGAGGAAGCCTTGCCCGGCCAGGCTCATGAGAAGGTAGTTTTTAATCAAGTGAAAACCGTAGAGAATGCAGCCCAACCAGAGCAGATGAGTGGAAACAAAACACCCACCGGTGATTCATAAGTGACATGACTGACATTCTGTCCCTGAGGGGAAGTTAATGTGACTGTCCGGTCATGGGGTGAAGAGGTGGAGGACCACATTCAGTATAATGACGAGATATATAcgttaaaaaaagagagggattCCCACAAACTGCACTTTAAGCTTTAAGGTTTTAGAGCCACATCATGGTGACTTGGACTGATTGTGGTTATAGTTAGTATTCATCATTGTAGCAATGCTTTCTTTGACTAGTCACCCTCAATCATCAttgtttatactgttttttgaattgttattattactattattagtggtggtagtagtagtaacattGAAATATAAGCTTGCCCTCCTGTCAGTGTTGTAATTTTGCATTAATataatttatgactttattaCTGATCATGGCTGGGTGTATTAACAATTTCACTTTTCATTCCACTTGTTTCGCAGCATTGTGTAACACTGTGCATGTTGTCTGATTTAGATCACATGGGAAAATCCCATGAGTACGCAGTCTGTAGGTGTCAAGTGTGTCATGTGCAACAGATggagtaggtttttttttttttttctggcaaatcCCAGACTCTTTTGTTAAATTTTCCTGTTGCAACATGAGGTTTTGCCCGCGGCAGGCAGGATGACACAAACAGGTTGTGATGTCATCAGTCaggtgacagagagggagagagaagcagagcgAGGCGGAGGGGAAAGGAAACAAGCTCTCTCTGTTGTGCTGTGCCCTTTTTCACAGCTCTCTGTTTACAGGATACCCATCTGAAGACTTCACTGTTTGTTTGGTGCACAGAGAACTGGGCCATGCTTTGTGTTCATGGGAAGTTGAGAGAGTAggtggtggaggaaaaaaagggaggagGTCTTTTGAGAATAAGAAATTCTCTTGAAGATTACAGTGCGTGGTGTGTTTTTCAGGTTTGATGTATGATTGTATGCCAGGTgcaaaataatcattttaatgGGAATAAATGTGACATGAAGAGCAAGACGTACATTCAGGACTGTGAGTTGTCTTGGAATTTCAGTGTTTATGTGCATTATCATGTTTGTTATCCAATGTAAATGCAAAAGAAACAAGACACGTCTCAGCCcgctttctttccttcctcttgaAGTTATAACCAGCAGTTAACTggtgtttcagttcagtttgcatTTCCATCTAGCGACGAGGCTTTCTGGAAATGTGCTTGACGAAATAAATGCTGGACACATTTAACAGCAGTAACACTTCAGCTTTACTGCGTAACTGATCAGAAGTGTATCTTAAGTATGCGGTTAAAGTGAAGGGTTATTTCCTTCCTCTGTCAAAGCCTGTTTGCTAACTGAGATAGAAACATGTTGATACTCTGGCCCGAGACTGCCAAGATTGCGAGGCTGTGAACCTCCTTGTGTTTGCATGACCTTGCAGCAAAGATCTTCTGTCCAAAAATATATTCAAGAGTTCATCATAGTTATATAGTCACTTATCTCTTACCCACAGTGACGCACTGCACAGTAAGTGAGTCAGTAGGAGTTAAATGTTTGCTTAAGGACACGTGAATAATGACATGCTGTCAGCACTCTGGACGGTGCTGGGGTCAGATGGGACAGTCCCCTTGAGCAGTCCACTATCCTGATATATTTAGATGTTTTCATCTCACATGAATCTTGATCAAGAGGCACTGTGGCTGCAGTCCCATGTGGAATTGGATCCTGGCCAAAATGTTGTATGAGAGAGCAGTGATGGTACTCTGTGGTGTATCATGATCGTATGTAGGTGCAGCGTGCTCATGCTGAACACGTCTTCTGTGGCTGGTAGCACGATGTCAGTTCTCACCCTTTTCTGCATAAACCACATGTTTGAGGTTATCTCATTCTTTGAACTGTCTTTATTTCCTCTCAAAGAGATGGAAGGTCTAATTCTACTGAAACCACTCAATTTCATTACAGACTTTAAGCAATGCTGCTTGTGTTTTCTGTAGTATCACCTGATCTGTCCGATATCATATATGCTTGTCTTAAACTgctgtgcaagtaaaataatcGAATTCAAATGTTCAATAACACTTTGACATACAGGAGAAAGCAGAGATGCTGCACAATCTAAATAATCCCATGGTTTAAAATCAGAGTTTGCACGGCAGCAAACACTGTCCCCTTTAAAATTTATCTTTGGCTCTTCATTATATTAGTTAATCAggtttcgtgtgtgtgtgtgtgtgtgtgtgtgtgtgtgtgtgtgtgtgtgtgtgtgtgattaatcCCAACTAAAGGTGTCCATCAAGCTCAGGTTCTCTTGAAGGCCATATTTGGCCCCGACCACATAACAATCTAAggtcatgaaataaaaaaataagtttatTCAGTATTTCAAGGTtctatatgtaaatgtaaaaatgtaatgcaaTAGGCTATATTGTTGtataaaagtacaaaaaaatgtaatttgataATTACAGAGTAAAATATTTCATATCTATGCTTAATCTATGCTGTACATGCTTATATaaaggaaaacatgtttttctatcATACTTCACAATGGCTTTTCTACACAAAAGTATGACTTCAGGCTCCAAACTAGATTTACTTTTTTGCTCAGGGTTATGTTCTTGTTCAGTACAGCAAGACAGAAACACTGTACGCAAGGGAAACTTTACAGAAAGCACAGCCTGTGAGAACAGGCTGCGCAGTATGTATGTTTACATAAAGATGAGTCTGGTTCAAGTCTCTGTCTCTTAGTTTGCTGCCAGCTTGCTCAGGTTTTGTGTGCTGTACATCTGTCTCACAGACAGACATCTGTCAGATAGCAATAGAGTTGGAAGTGTCTGCAGATTCAGACCACGTGGAGCTTCTCCTACTGCTTGCAGCAGATTTGAAGCTGGCACCCATCTTCAGCCTGCAGCCCAGATACCTCAGGATGTCCAGAAGCTGACGCCGGAACTTCACACCCACAAAGGCGTAGAGGACTGGATTGAGGCTGCAGTGGAGGTAGCCCAGGGAGGAGGTGACTGTTAAGGCCTTTTCCAGATGTGTTTTCATCCCACAGCCCTCACGGGTGCTGTTGGACTGAATTGTGTCCACCATGAGTGTGATGTTGTATGGCGTCCAGCAGAGAAAGAAGACTGCCACTAGGGCCAGGATGACCCTGATGGCTCTCTGCTTCTGCCGGCCCTGGGAGCCACGCATTAGGCGCAGCAGGATGCAGGAATAGCAGAAGAGCATGACAACTGAAGGTAGCAGGAAGCCCACCAAGTGGTAGAGCAGGCGTGATGCCAGCCGCCACTTAGATGCCGACTGAGAGAAAAGCAGGTAGTTatgcacacactctgttttgCTCCGTCTGTCATCTGCCGCAGCCTCAAGGAAGACCCAGTCGGGAAGGGTGAGGAGCAGGGAGAAGAGCCACACTGACAGGCAGCTGGCGTGGACTAGCCAGGGCTTCCTACGGGAGTACATCTGGGTAGCGTGGATAATGGACATGTAGCGGTCCAGACTGATGCATGCCAGCAGGAAGATCCCACAGTAGAAGTTGATCTGGGATCACAAAGAAATGAGCAGTGTCAAAGAGAGGTAATGTATAACCACTGTGTTGCGCAAAGGACAGAGCTGCAGTGTGACCGCAAAGCCCACAGGGAAGGCAAAAGTCTGATCAGTGAGAAAGAAGCAGGGGGAGCTATAAAATAAAGGATAtattatcaaaaatgtaaaaggccAATATTTTGCTTGATTACACAAATAATGTGTTTGCAAGTTATAAGTTTTACTATTTTCACGACATTTTtctgcttctgtgttttttttgtttgtttgtttgttttttgttttttttaatctttctctctcaaatttgtgtttttgcttgatCCTGAGGTAGTTTTGTTTGATCTTTGGGCACAAATCTGATTCCATACTGCAGTCCCTACCCTTACCGTGAACATGGCTCCAGTGATCTTGCAAAGTGGGGTCCCAaagctccatccctcctcctggGCAGCTTCCACAGCCCAGAATGGCAACGTCAACAGCAACAGGCTGTCTGCCACAGCCAGGTGGAGGATGAAGTTGTCTGTCACGCTCCAGACTCGCTTTCTCTGAGCCAGTACCCCCAGTACCAGCCCATTCCCCAGAAGGCCCACAACCAGTGCCACGGAGTAGAGAACTGGGATGAACACTGCCTCAAAACGCATGCTGTCGTCATGGTCACATACATCACCCAAACCATTGTGGCAACAGTCGGTGTTATAGAGCACATTATCCTGCACATAAtacaaaaagagggaaaaatacAAAGTTCATATTGATTTTCTTGGAGTGTTTCTACTGTGTAATTTGTTTCAGCCACAAGGTGGCACTGTGCACCATGGCACAGTGTGGGATAGTGTTGTTAAGAGACACACAAAACTTGAACTGGCATTTAACATGAATGCATTCACGAGGTTAAGAAATTCTTAGAACTGTACTCATGGTCACATACATCACCCAAACCATCGAGGCAGCATTCGGGGTCATAGTTGGTCTCATTATAACCCTCAAATAAGTCATCAAGGAAGCCCCCCATGGTGGTCATCAGAGTATCCTGCACATAATtcaacaagaggaaaaaatacaaagttcATATTGATTTTTGAGATATTGTGTTTCTCCTGTATAATTTGTTCCAGCCACAAGGTGGCACTGTGCACTATGGCACTGTGTGGGATAGTGTTGACGGGAAACACATGAAACTTGAGCTGGCATTTAACAAGAATACAGACATGAGGTTAAGAAATTATTAGAACTGACCCAAATGTGATTAACCATTGTGTGATTCTAACATTGCAAAACTactaatatatatttttaaagcaaaacaaattatttgcCTGTATAAAATCTGACAGGCTGCTGGCAGACACGAGAGACAACACTCCTAATGTATATCAGCAAGTGGCTGTAAAAACAAACcatttacaaaacacacacacacacacacacacacacacactcatatcaAGATTTGTCAGTGAGCCAGGCAGGCTCTAGTTCTCGTCACCTTAACAGCGCATctttcagtttgaaaatatctgcaaaaaaaagctgtttgtgCCTGATGGTGCAAAGGATGGATGTGTGATTGTTGAAATGGCATATGAAACATTGTAGTTTTACTCCTAAGTATGCTGcacttaaatataaaatgattcCACTCAGTACAATTAACTATTCAAGTAATATGACTGGAtgataaaatacatgaaatgtagGTGGATTGTGACAACAGGTCACTGATCTGTGTTGCTCCTTGAATGCTGCCTGGCATAGTTCAAACAAGACGCAGCCACATCATAGTAAAATACAGCACACACTGTGGTCTTTCGGGCATTGCACCTCTGAGCT
The Myripristis murdjan chromosome 16, fMyrMur1.1, whole genome shotgun sequence DNA segment above includes these coding regions:
- the LOC115374244 gene encoding C-X-C chemokine receptor type 3-like; this translates as MDKGMNLHLDGIFADNTTYNYDDYEFVDQTKSECSGHLEAVFLPLLYSVALVVGLLGNGLLLVVLALSRRRQSWSVTDTLILHLAVADSLLLFTLPFWAAQAIQGQGWSFGIPFCKISGAIFNINFYCGIFLLASISLDRYLSIIHKIQIYSHRKSWLVHIGCLSVFSLLLTIPDFISLDVVKNGNKGKMVCVQDYPLESQSAPGWRLGSRLLYHLVGFLLPSAVLLFCYSCILLHLQRVSLGPQRQRAIRVILALVVVFFLCWTPYNITLMVDTFQRKKATKEPADGLCRTSLENSLMVTHALGCFHACLNPLLYLGLCRNFRKRVLDMLRCLKGTLADSKSSLWELGVVEEALPGQAHEKVVFNQVKTVENAAQPEQMSGNKTPTGDS
- the cxcr3.1 gene encoding C-X-C chemokine receptor type 3.1 isoform X1 — encoded protein: MSLHGSDHHPWAPRSEDTLMTTMGGFLDDLFEGYNETNYDPECCLDGLGDDNVLYNTDCCHNGLGDVCDHDDSMRFEAVFIPVLYSVALVVGLLGNGLVLGVLAQRKRVWSVTDNFILHLAVADSLLLLTLPFWAVEAAQEEGWSFGTPLCKITGAMFTINFYCGIFLLACISLDRYMSIIHATQMYSRRKPWLVHASCLSVWLFSLLLTLPDWVFLEAAADDRRSKTECVHNYLLFSQSASKWRLASRLLYHLVGFLLPSVVMLFCYSCILLRLMRGSQGRQKQRAIRVILALVAVFFLCWTPYNITLMVDTIQSNSTREGCGMKTHLEKALTVTSSLGYLHCSLNPVLYAFVGVKFRRQLLDILRYLGCRLKMGASFKSAASSRRSSTWSESADTSNSIAI
- the cxcr3.1 gene encoding C-X-C chemokine receptor type 3.1 isoform X2, encoding MTTMGGFLDDLFEGYNETNYDPECCLDGLGDDNVLYNTDCCHNGLGDVCDHDDSMRFEAVFIPVLYSVALVVGLLGNGLVLGVLAQRKRVWSVTDNFILHLAVADSLLLLTLPFWAVEAAQEEGWSFGTPLCKITGAMFTINFYCGIFLLACISLDRYMSIIHATQMYSRRKPWLVHASCLSVWLFSLLLTLPDWVFLEAAADDRRSKTECVHNYLLFSQSASKWRLASRLLYHLVGFLLPSVVMLFCYSCILLRLMRGSQGRQKQRAIRVILALVAVFFLCWTPYNITLMVDTIQSNSTREGCGMKTHLEKALTVTSSLGYLHCSLNPVLYAFVGVKFRRQLLDILRYLGCRLKMGASFKSAASSRRSSTWSESADTSNSIAI